In Streptomyces sp. NBC_00091, the following proteins share a genomic window:
- a CDS encoding peptidase inhibitor family I36 protein codes for MRTWSTARVTTLAAALLAAAALIPGTATGAHAAGPPCATGQLCLWTKPEFKGTKQTYDLSTLEINSCTALPAGTSGNYQSLINRTGRPVTTYQSAECGETGEFQTYPGDGVWLPQSPYQIKAFKIWER; via the coding sequence ATGCGTACGTGGAGCACCGCACGCGTCACCACCCTCGCCGCCGCCCTGCTGGCCGCCGCCGCCCTCATCCCCGGCACCGCCACCGGCGCCCACGCCGCCGGCCCGCCTTGTGCCACGGGACAGCTGTGCCTGTGGACGAAACCGGAGTTCAAGGGAACCAAGCAGACCTACGACCTCAGCACCCTCGAGATCAACAGCTGCACGGCGCTGCCCGCCGGGACCTCCGGGAACTACCAGTCGCTGATCAACCGGACCGGGCGACCGGTCACCACGTACCAGTCGGCCGAGTGCGGGGAGACGGGCGAGTTCCAGACCTACCCGGGCGACGGGGTCTGGCTGCCCCAGTCCCCCTACCAGATCAAGGCGTTCAAGATCTGGGAGCGGTAG